The Candidatus Rhabdochlamydia sp. T3358 genome includes a region encoding these proteins:
- a CDS encoding inorganic phosphate transporter, which translates to MDNATILTLLVLAIGFYMAWNIGANDVSNAMGTSVGSGALTLRKAVIIAAVLEFSGAFFLGSHVSETMQKGLIHTQLFAEDPLILVLGMCAALCGTGVWLQIASFFGWPVSTTHAIVGAILGFGGAVMGIDAIQWAAVNSIAASWLISPVLAGMISYFVFNMLQRNILYAMNPLEAARKFIPLLTFIVLSVFTLSLLFNGLMRLDWHFSFIQVLAIAFVIGSIASFIAFLLVRRVHSPNESSPISRYSPQTVISLEKALKHLQRVHVVSYDETHEQIGHLVEEVQSLSQQLRQETNFLERTSEYTSVEKMFGYLQILSASFVAFGHGANDVANAIGPVAAVLDIINRGVVSQAATVPSWLLVFGGLGIVTGLATWGWRVIATIGRKITELTPTRGFSAEFGTAITILLASKLGLPVSTTHCLVGAVLGVGLARGIRALNLRMLRDIALSWVITLPASAITSVLIFYLLKAIFI; encoded by the coding sequence ATGGACAATGCAACAATACTTACACTGCTTGTTCTAGCCATTGGCTTTTACATGGCTTGGAATATTGGAGCCAATGATGTTTCTAATGCTATGGGAACCTCTGTTGGCTCTGGCGCTCTCACTCTAAGAAAAGCTGTTATAATAGCAGCTGTCTTAGAGTTTAGCGGAGCTTTTTTTCTTGGATCTCACGTCTCAGAAACCATGCAAAAAGGATTGATTCACACCCAATTATTTGCAGAAGATCCGCTCATCTTAGTCTTAGGAATGTGCGCCGCACTATGTGGAACCGGAGTCTGGTTACAAATAGCTTCCTTTTTTGGGTGGCCTGTTTCTACAACACATGCAATTGTAGGCGCTATTTTAGGCTTTGGTGGCGCAGTCATGGGAATCGATGCCATTCAATGGGCTGCGGTAAATTCGATTGCAGCTAGCTGGCTCATCTCCCCTGTTTTAGCAGGAATGATCTCCTACTTTGTATTCAATATGTTGCAACGCAATATTTTATACGCAATGAATCCTTTAGAAGCAGCCAGAAAATTTATTCCCTTATTAACCTTTATTGTTCTTAGTGTATTTACCTTAAGCTTACTGTTCAATGGGCTGATGCGTTTAGATTGGCATTTTTCTTTTATCCAAGTATTAGCTATTGCCTTTGTCATTGGCAGCATTGCTTCTTTTATCGCTTTTTTATTAGTCCGTAGAGTACATTCTCCCAATGAATCAAGCCCTATCTCCCGTTATTCTCCTCAAACGGTTATCAGTTTAGAAAAAGCGCTTAAGCACCTTCAGCGCGTTCATGTGGTATCTTATGATGAAACCCATGAACAGATAGGACATTTAGTAGAAGAAGTACAATCTCTTTCTCAACAATTAAGGCAAGAAACAAACTTTTTAGAACGCACTTCTGAATATACTTCTGTAGAAAAAATGTTTGGTTATTTACAAATCTTAAGCGCCTCTTTTGTTGCTTTTGGTCATGGAGCTAATGATGTTGCCAACGCCATAGGTCCTGTTGCAGCCGTTCTAGATATTATTAATAGAGGTGTTGTTTCTCAAGCAGCAACGGTTCCTTCTTGGCTACTTGTATTTGGAGGCTTAGGAATTGTAACAGGTCTTGCAACTTGGGGTTGGAGAGTCATTGCCACCATTGGCAGAAAAATCACCGAGCTTACTCCCACCCGTGGCTTCTCTGCTGAATTCGGCACTGCTATTACCATCCTCCTAGCTTCTAAATTAGGCCTACCCGTCTCTACCACGCACTGCTTAGTCGGTGCTGTTCTAGGAGTAGGGTTAGCTCGTGGAATCCGCGCCTTAAACCTTAGGATGCTTCGCGACATTGCCCTATCCTGGGTAATTACCCTTCCTGCCAGCGCAATCACTAGCGTTCTTATCTTCTATTTACTAAAAGCTATTTTCATATAA
- a CDS encoding TIGR00153 family protein: MLNIARLFGKSPFAPLQTHMKKVAHCVEKLSQMFAGLAKKDAEKIAKAAHEISRLEHEADLAKNDIRNHLPRSIFLPIDRAQFLDILSIQDDISDKAEDIATLLTLSPLEECNGFLPQVQNFFRKNEEVFIHSKRIIEEIDELLESSFGGIEAEKVKTMVEETAYLEHEASKMQHVLKKELFTKAHSLSNPGFYLWMSLIEEVAKISHLSESLANRIRMVLELK, encoded by the coding sequence ATGCTTAACATCGCACGCCTTTTTGGCAAGTCTCCTTTTGCTCCTTTGCAAACCCATATGAAAAAAGTAGCCCACTGTGTGGAAAAACTCTCACAGATGTTTGCTGGTTTAGCAAAGAAAGATGCAGAAAAAATTGCAAAAGCAGCGCACGAAATCTCTCGTCTTGAACACGAGGCAGATTTAGCTAAAAATGATATTCGCAACCATCTTCCCAGAAGTATCTTTTTACCCATTGATCGAGCACAATTCCTCGATATTTTGTCTATCCAAGATGATATATCCGATAAAGCAGAAGATATTGCTACCCTACTCACCCTAAGCCCTCTAGAAGAGTGCAATGGATTTCTTCCACAAGTGCAAAACTTTTTTCGTAAAAATGAAGAAGTATTTATCCATTCTAAGCGTATCATTGAAGAAATTGATGAATTACTAGAATCCTCCTTTGGAGGAATTGAAGCGGAAAAAGTAAAAACAATGGTAGAAGAAACCGCCTATCTCGAACATGAAGCAAGTAAAATGCAGCATGTACTCAAAAAAGAGCTATTCACCAAAGCTCATTCTCTTTCCAACCCGGGCTTCTATCTGTGGATGAGTTTGATTGAAGAAGTAGCAAAAATCTCTCATCTTTCCGAGAGCTTAGCAAACCGCATTCGAATGGTCCTAGAACTAAAATAA
- a CDS encoding pseudouridine synthase codes for MEDKKRLSKVLAAAGVASRRASEELIFKGRVTVNDEVVLVPQTLVCAQKDQICVDNEPIQTEEKKVYYLLNKPHGFICSNAPLGTKKRVVDLFTHLPYRLFTIGRLDRDTTGLLLVTNDGHFANKVIHPSSNIQKEYLIKTLQEVTDLHLKQISKGLFIEGSFIKPIRVVKVRKGTLKIVVKEGKKREVRLLVQGANLEILELSRIRIGGLLLGPIAEGDFRPMTETEKQVIFQSSNL; via the coding sequence ATGGAAGATAAAAAACGTTTAAGTAAAGTCCTGGCTGCTGCTGGGGTGGCCTCTCGAAGGGCTTCAGAAGAGTTGATTTTTAAGGGTAGAGTAACCGTTAATGATGAGGTCGTACTTGTTCCTCAAACGCTTGTTTGCGCTCAAAAAGATCAAATTTGTGTAGATAACGAGCCTATCCAGACTGAGGAAAAAAAAGTTTATTACCTTTTGAATAAACCCCATGGCTTTATTTGTTCTAATGCTCCTTTAGGAACAAAAAAAAGAGTTGTCGATTTATTTACTCACCTTCCCTATCGTCTATTCACCATTGGGCGATTAGATAGAGATACAACCGGGCTTTTATTAGTGACTAATGATGGGCATTTTGCCAATAAGGTGATCCATCCATCTTCTAATATTCAAAAAGAATATTTAATCAAAACACTACAAGAAGTGACCGATTTGCATCTGAAGCAAATTTCTAAAGGACTTTTTATAGAAGGGTCCTTTATAAAACCTATACGAGTGGTAAAAGTACGCAAGGGCACATTAAAAATTGTAGTCAAAGAAGGGAAGAAGCGAGAGGTTCGTTTGCTTGTACAAGGAGCTAACCTTGAGATTTTAGAATTGAGTCGTATTCGCATCGGTGGATTACTTTTAGGTCCTATTGCCGAAGGTGATTTTCGACCTATGACAGAAACAGAAAAGCAGGTTATTTTTCAATCTTCCAATCTTTGA
- a CDS encoding HigA family addiction module antitoxin, whose amino-acid sequence MAKKRKPTHPGEILDELYIKPLNLNLQKLFDRLDIARNTLFKIRSGEANITPAIALSLAEAFDTTPQLWLNLQQAYDLWIEEHEHKRVEPIVRNGVIIPIPQNMGMTRSSYSKI is encoded by the coding sequence ATGGCGAAAAAAAGGAAACCGACTCATCCTGGAGAGATCCTTGATGAACTTTACATTAAACCTCTTAACTTAAACCTGCAGAAGCTCTTTGATCGGTTAGATATTGCTAGAAACACGTTATTTAAGATTAGATCTGGCGAGGCAAACATTACCCCGGCTATTGCACTTTCGCTTGCTGAAGCATTTGATACAACCCCACAGCTCTGGCTTAATTTGCAGCAAGCCTACGATTTATGGATAGAGGAGCATGAGCATAAACGCGTGGAACCAATCGTTAGAAATGGCGTAATCATTCCTATTCCACAAAATATGGGAATGACTAGATCATCGTATTCTAAAATTTAG
- a CDS encoding type II toxin-antitoxin system RelE/ParE family toxin has translation MAIKTFRHKGLKKFFEFGIKTGIQAVHPKRIKLILDLLNGVMEAKEMNFPDSNFHPLKGNLKRFYSAHVNGNWIIIFRFEKSGEAHSIDLIDYH, from the coding sequence ATGGCGATTAAAACTTTCAGACACAAGGGATTAAAGAAATTTTTCGAATTTGGAATCAAAACTGGAATTCAGGCAGTTCATCCAAAAAGAATTAAGCTTATTTTAGATCTACTTAATGGCGTTATGGAAGCTAAAGAAATGAATTTTCCAGATTCTAATTTTCATCCACTAAAGGGGAATCTAAAAAGATTTTATTCAGCACATGTAAATGGTAACTGGATAATCATTTTTCGATTTGAAAAAAGCGGCGAAGCCCATAGCATTGATTTAATCGACTATCACTAG
- a CDS encoding 2,3-bisphosphoglycerate-dependent phosphoglycerate mutase has protein sequence MSKKATLIMMRHGQSEWNKHNLFTGWVDIPLSQKGIEEAMEAGKNMAHIPIDYIFTSTLFRAQMTAMIAMAYHQSGKVPYFIEPDKNKPEEWSQIHDESVKKDCIPVVKAWQLNERMYGDLQGLNKQKTIEQFGKEQVQKWRRSFDVPPPEGESLSMTAERTIPYFKEYILPILQKGKNVFIAAHGNSLRSIVMYLDQLSKEQVVELELATGEPLFYTFMHNNWKKNDIS, from the coding sequence ATGTCAAAAAAAGCTACTTTAATCATGATGCGCCATGGACAATCAGAATGGAATAAGCACAATTTATTTACAGGATGGGTGGATATTCCTTTAAGCCAGAAGGGAATCGAAGAGGCAATGGAAGCTGGTAAAAATATGGCTCATATTCCTATCGATTACATTTTTACTTCTACATTGTTTAGAGCGCAAATGACTGCGATGATTGCGATGGCATATCATCAATCAGGAAAAGTCCCTTATTTTATAGAACCAGACAAGAATAAACCGGAAGAATGGTCTCAAATCCATGATGAAAGTGTTAAAAAAGACTGTATACCTGTAGTGAAAGCTTGGCAACTAAATGAAAGAATGTATGGAGATTTACAGGGCTTAAACAAGCAAAAAACAATAGAGCAGTTTGGAAAAGAACAGGTGCAAAAATGGCGTAGAAGTTTTGATGTCCCTCCTCCAGAAGGAGAGAGTTTATCTATGACAGCAGAGCGAACAATACCTTATTTTAAAGAATATATATTGCCTATTTTGCAAAAAGGGAAAAATGTTTTCATTGCAGCTCATGGGAATTCTTTGCGCTCGATTGTGATGTATCTAGATCAGTTGTCTAAAGAGCAGGTAGTAGAATTGGAGCTTGCTACAGGGGAGCCGCTATTTTATACTTTTATGCATAACAATTGGAAAAAAAATGATATATCTTGA
- a CDS encoding aminotransferase class V-fold PLP-dependent enzyme has translation MIYLDHHSATKPSLSAIERMLVFFKTDWGDPLAPHFMGQQVVASIRKNTKRFTDLLGLNPLDRIFCFQSRLEALSHLAFSHYRNTVYQTGKNQILTTNIEDIGSLEIWRELEDIGCICRQIEVNEQGQITQEMLDKALLPKVSILSLSWASPMTGIIHPLADLAALCKERGILLHVDASSVLGKAHLCLRDLPIDFLTLEGSLIHAPQGTSVMIVKEHTLFSCPQQQMPASLACLVAALEENIALFESTCLETARLRDEFEQKISLQISDAKILFTHVERLPNCSVIAFPAIHAEALLYLLNRKGVFASIGSGQYQLLSQILIKCNIAPELAYTAISFSLSYETTEDQIEAAVCIIVDCVRQLKKMTLLGDAL, from the coding sequence ATGATATATCTTGATCATCATAGCGCTACAAAACCTTCTCTATCTGCTATTGAAAGAATGCTCGTATTTTTTAAAACTGATTGGGGAGATCCTTTAGCACCTCATTTTATGGGACAACAGGTAGTAGCTTCCATAAGGAAAAACACTAAACGTTTTACTGATTTACTAGGATTAAATCCCCTAGACCGCATTTTTTGTTTTCAAAGCCGTCTAGAAGCTTTATCTCATTTGGCATTTTCTCATTACCGCAACACAGTGTATCAAACCGGTAAAAACCAGATTTTAACGACCAACATAGAAGATATAGGTTCGTTAGAGATCTGGCGAGAGTTAGAAGATATAGGGTGTATATGTAGGCAAATAGAGGTCAATGAGCAAGGGCAAATCACTCAAGAGATGTTAGATAAGGCTTTACTTCCTAAAGTTTCTATTTTAAGCCTATCTTGGGCAAGTCCCATGACTGGTATTATCCATCCATTAGCCGACTTAGCAGCGCTATGCAAAGAAAGAGGAATTCTTTTGCATGTGGATGCAAGCTCTGTATTAGGGAAAGCCCATCTTTGTTTGCGTGATCTTCCTATTGATTTTCTGACATTAGAAGGGTCTTTGATTCATGCACCTCAAGGAACATCTGTCATGATTGTTAAAGAGCATACTTTGTTTTCCTGCCCGCAGCAGCAAATGCCCGCTTCTTTAGCTTGTTTAGTAGCAGCTCTTGAAGAGAATATCGCTCTTTTTGAATCTACTTGCTTAGAAACTGCAAGACTGCGTGATGAATTTGAACAAAAGATCTCTCTACAAATTAGCGATGCCAAGATTCTCTTTACCCATGTAGAAAGGCTTCCTAATTGCTCTGTTATTGCCTTCCCAGCCATACATGCAGAAGCGCTTTTGTATCTACTGAACCGTAAGGGGGTGTTTGCTTCTATAGGATCTGGGCAGTATCAATTGCTTTCTCAAATACTGATTAAATGTAATATTGCACCTGAGCTAGCCTATACGGCAATCAGTTTTAGCCTTTCTTATGAAACAACAGAAGACCAAATAGAAGCAGCTGTTTGCATCATTGTAGATTGTGTGAGACAATTAAAAAAAATGACTCTTTTAGGAGATGCCTTATGA
- a CDS encoding NifU family protein gives MIESHSWMQYSKRLAQKIEKPLYVGAFSLEEAQAKGMRLAIGTQGNYQLGKWIKIYLLVDESDGVIADAKFQMFGPSCLIGALEAACEVLMRKNYDQAALLSVDLIDKQVRDKSQIPAFPESAFSYLNLVIDAIEDAVESCRDIVLPHNYVPTPLASLLHNQEEYPGWKDLSHEQKIAVLDTVIANDIRPYIELDAGGIEIKELTLDNQVIIAYQGACTSCPSAIGSTLQAIEGILQAKVYSGLSVKPDLSLLNY, from the coding sequence ATGATAGAAAGTCATTCTTGGATGCAATATAGCAAACGTCTTGCGCAAAAAATTGAAAAGCCTTTGTATGTAGGTGCATTTTCTCTTGAGGAAGCACAAGCTAAGGGGATGAGATTAGCTATCGGCACACAGGGAAATTATCAATTAGGAAAATGGATTAAAATTTACTTGCTTGTAGATGAAAGTGATGGTGTTATTGCTGATGCAAAATTTCAGATGTTTGGTCCTTCTTGCTTAATTGGTGCTTTAGAAGCTGCATGTGAAGTTTTAATGCGCAAAAATTACGATCAGGCAGCTCTTTTAAGCGTGGATTTAATTGATAAACAAGTACGTGATAAAAGTCAGATTCCTGCTTTTCCTGAATCTGCTTTTTCTTATTTAAACCTTGTTATTGATGCAATTGAAGATGCAGTAGAGTCTTGTAGAGATATTGTCCTTCCACATAATTATGTGCCAACTCCTTTGGCTTCTCTTTTGCATAATCAAGAGGAGTATCCAGGATGGAAAGATCTTAGTCATGAACAAAAAATAGCTGTATTAGACACAGTGATTGCAAATGATATTCGCCCTTACATAGAATTAGATGCAGGAGGAATTGAGATTAAAGAGCTCACCTTGGATAATCAAGTAATTATTGCTTATCAAGGAGCTTGTACTTCTTGTCCTTCTGCAATAGGATCAACTCTGCAAGCGATTGAAGGGATTTTGCAAGCAAAGGTATATTCTGGTTTGTCGGTTAAACCAGACCTTTCCTTATTAAACTATTAG
- a CDS encoding biotin--[acetyl-CoA-carboxylase] ligase — protein sequence MDLPIKPKFDYIHFVTIDSTNSWAKRNTALLNQNHISVITANQQTKGYGRFKRIWVSAPGHIHVTLFFTLPLDYPYLINLGQILALACNHVLENKGFPIQLKWPNDLLLNKRKIAGILVEVLHSKKLEIVLGMGLNVNVHEEHLKKVDQKATSLMLFSKKTWVLGSILNPILYTFYNYLRLLSSSGFTHFQPIYQKLLAFHGEEIVCQVGNQKMQGVCHSINPDGTLNLQLPSGVMISLNAAEISTP from the coding sequence ATGGATTTACCTATTAAACCAAAATTTGACTATATCCATTTTGTAACAATTGATTCTACAAATAGTTGGGCTAAAAGAAATACGGCTCTTTTAAATCAGAATCATATAAGTGTTATTACAGCTAATCAACAAACAAAAGGATATGGTAGATTTAAGCGCATCTGGGTTTCTGCTCCTGGGCATATTCATGTAACCTTATTTTTTACGCTTCCTTTAGATTACCCTTATCTGATAAATCTAGGACAAATTCTAGCACTAGCTTGCAATCATGTTTTAGAAAATAAAGGGTTTCCTATACAACTTAAATGGCCAAATGATCTATTGCTCAATAAGAGAAAAATAGCAGGTATCTTAGTAGAGGTGCTTCATTCTAAAAAGCTAGAAATTGTACTTGGAATGGGCCTTAATGTAAATGTGCATGAAGAGCATTTGAAAAAGGTCGATCAAAAAGCTACATCTTTAATGCTCTTTAGTAAAAAGACCTGGGTACTAGGCAGTATTTTAAACCCTATTTTATATACATTTTATAACTATCTCAGATTGCTTTCTTCTTCTGGATTTACTCATTTTCAACCTATCTATCAAAAGCTGCTCGCTTTTCATGGTGAAGAGATTGTCTGCCAAGTGGGAAATCAAAAAATGCAAGGAGTCTGTCATTCCATAAATCCGGATGGCACACTGAATTTGCAACTTCCTTCCGGCGTAATGATTTCCCTTAACGCTGCAGAAATTTCTACTCCTTAA
- a CDS encoding FtsW/RodA/SpoVE family cell cycle protein produces the protein MWDHRYLSRLDFRMIPIILVLMVISVLVIASMTGANFDEEETTVFTIWVMKQIRFFIIGWVVYFIIAALDYRKFKEWVWLFYLGILILLIGLFFIPTVHNVQRWYRVPGIPFDIQPSEGAKLVVIMALSLYLENHKRHIQYMRVPYQALLIVLIPFFLILKQPDLGTALVLYPIALILFYLGGVRKKIIKIMSYLALFALGCVSLVFLNILSHEQIRPYATKILKEYQYERLNPNTYHQRASQTATALGSWTGSGWRNSEFSGKQWLPAAHTDSVFAAFSEEFGVIGVFFLLLFFSGLIYFGFQVTAIANDDFGRLLSAGITAYLAVHMIINMGMMCGFLPITGVPLLLITYGGSSVISTMAALGILQSIYSRRFMF, from the coding sequence ATGTGGGATCATCGATATTTAAGTCGCCTTGATTTTAGAATGATTCCCATTATATTGGTTTTAATGGTAATTAGCGTGCTGGTTATTGCTTCGATGACGGGTGCTAATTTTGATGAAGAAGAGACTACCGTATTTACCATATGGGTCATGAAGCAAATACGATTTTTTATTATTGGCTGGGTTGTCTATTTTATAATTGCTGCATTAGACTATCGTAAATTTAAAGAATGGGTATGGCTTTTTTATTTAGGGATACTCATTTTACTGATAGGGCTTTTTTTTATTCCTACAGTACATAATGTACAAAGATGGTATAGAGTTCCTGGTATTCCTTTTGATATACAGCCGTCTGAAGGAGCAAAATTGGTGGTGATAATGGCTTTGAGTTTATATTTGGAGAATCATAAGCGACACATCCAATATATGCGTGTTCCTTATCAAGCTTTACTCATTGTTCTTATTCCTTTTTTTTTGATTTTAAAACAACCTGATTTAGGTACGGCTCTTGTTTTATATCCTATTGCGCTTATTTTATTTTATTTAGGAGGAGTGCGAAAAAAAATCATTAAAATCATGTCTTATTTAGCATTATTTGCCTTGGGCTGTGTGAGTCTAGTTTTTTTAAATATTTTATCTCATGAGCAGATTCGTCCTTATGCAACTAAGATTTTAAAGGAATATCAATATGAAAGACTCAATCCAAATACCTATCATCAAAGAGCTTCTCAAACAGCAACTGCATTAGGGTCTTGGACTGGTAGTGGCTGGCGTAATAGCGAATTTTCTGGTAAACAATGGTTGCCTGCCGCTCATACAGACTCTGTATTTGCTGCTTTTTCTGAAGAATTTGGTGTAATAGGAGTGTTTTTCTTGCTGCTCTTTTTTTCTGGATTGATCTATTTTGGATTTCAGGTAACTGCAATAGCAAATGATGATTTTGGACGCTTGCTATCTGCAGGGATTACAGCTTATTTAGCTGTACATATGATTATCAATATGGGGATGATGTGCGGTTTTTTACCTATTACTGGGGTGCCTTTGCTATTGATTACCTATGGTGGATCGTCGGTAATTTCGACAATGGCAGCTTTAGGAATTTTACAAAGTATTTATAGCAGAAGGTTTATGTTTTAA
- a CDS encoding GyrI-like domain-containing protein, translating to MLVPEGMVAKMISPGSYAVFRAVGEYPENLLKTWENVWQQADLERVCTSDYEVYGDKFTSESPKEVEVFIAVKGTMDSYMMGS from the coding sequence ATGCTTGTTCCTGAAGGAATGGTCGCTAAAATGATTTCACCTGGGTCTTACGCGGTTTTTCGTGCAGTTGGAGAATATCCTGAAAATTTACTTAAAACATGGGAGAATGTTTGGCAGCAAGCAGATTTGGAACGTGTATGTACCAGTGATTACGAAGTTTACGGAGATAAATTTACCTCCGAGTCGCCTAAAGAAGTAGAGGTATTTATTGCTGTCAAGGGTACAATGGATAGTTATATGATGGGTAGTTAG
- the rpsJ gene encoding 30S ribosomal protein S10, with amino-acid sequence MAKKEKKKIRICLKGYDQRVLDRAVVDIVETAKRTGARVAGPIPLPTKKQGYTVLRSPHGDRKSHEQFETRTCSRMLEILDPTLDTLDKLKVLPVAAGVHITVKQLSSTGKPAKAA; translated from the coding sequence ATGGCTAAAAAAGAAAAAAAGAAAATACGTATTTGCCTTAAAGGCTATGACCAACGCGTTTTAGATCGTGCTGTAGTTGATATTGTCGAGACAGCAAAACGCACCGGAGCTAGAGTAGCAGGTCCTATTCCTCTGCCTACTAAAAAACAAGGGTATACCGTCTTAAGATCTCCTCATGGTGATCGTAAATCTCATGAGCAGTTTGAAACACGTACCTGTAGTCGTATGTTAGAGATTCTAGACCCAACATTGGACACACTTGATAAATTGAAAGTGCTTCCTGTTGCAGCTGGTGTACACATTACAGTTAAGCAATTATCTTCTACAGGTAAGCCGGCTAAAGCTGCTTAA